From Lycium ferocissimum isolate CSIRO_LF1 chromosome 12, AGI_CSIRO_Lferr_CH_V1, whole genome shotgun sequence, one genomic window encodes:
- the LOC132040604 gene encoding protein SPEAR3-like, with product MGSGYFGEPNLGNERSYSSSSSRKSKKNNSDKPKQPQRGLGVAQLEKIRLHTQMGCTYNLPSLHNSYATKFNQEDIMRLQTPYSSTPSISYSSSSSSSYGFPAQQSITMRLGDIERANIRYGDSQPPSTAASTWYPSAVCEPQHYAQPNMTRYLLNLPIEDSMEKRRKKERSNSIGSSSHNIESNGNHDELDLELRLSL from the exons ATGGGCAGTGGTTATTTTGGGGAGCCAAACCTAGGAAATGAaagatcatattcatcatcatcatcaagaaAAAGCAAGAAGAATAATTCTGACAAACCTAAGCAGCCACAAAGAGGTCTTGGTGTTGCTCAACTAGAGAAGATTAGATTGCATACTCAAATGGGTTGCACTTATAATCTTCCTTCTCTTCACAATTCTTATGCCACCAAATTCAACCAG GAGGATATCATGAGACTACAAACACCATATTCATCAACTCCATcaatttcatattcatcatcctCATCTTCATCTTATGGTTTTCCAGCCCAACAAAGCATTACG ATGAGATTGGGTGATATCGAAAGAGCAAATATTAGATATGGAGATTCCCAGCCACCTTCTACTGCAGCTAG TACTTGGTATCCAAGCGCAGTGTGTGAGCCTCAGCATTATGCTCAGCCAAACATGACTAGATATCTGCTTAACCTACCAATAGAG GACTCAATGgagaagaggagaaagaaggagagaagTAACTCAATTGGCTCAAGTAGTCATAATATTGAATCAAATGGCAACCATGATGAATTAGATTTGGAGCTGAGGCTTTCACTTTGA